A single genomic interval of Sebastes umbrosus isolate fSebUmb1 chromosome 11, fSebUmb1.pri, whole genome shotgun sequence harbors:
- the kcnj14 gene encoding ATP-sensitive inward rectifier potassium channel 14, whose protein sequence is MMGAARVKRRFSAVVDGPVDEEEVMRLAQSAADTALAEGSPTGSGTPTSPSPTHALNGITLQINTNNARRQSAIGVGGDAGEGGVRAGGMCSGPRSGRGSSVGGRGKGRSSSDQDSLSSPSTTNRRRARRSSRRPRQRFVGKDGRCNVTFVNMSERGQRYLSDLFTTCVDIRWRWMLVIFTLSFLLSWLLFGFAFWLIALAHGDFSIRLPPSSGSSPGSGEAGSGGESDREAVAEEPCFFQVNSFMAAFLFSLETQTSIGYGFRSVTEECPLAVMAVILQCIVGCIIDAFIIGAVMAKIAKPKKRNETLLFSDTAVVALRDGKLCMMWRVGNLRKSHLVEAHVRAQLLKPRVTEEGEFLPLDNMDINVGFDTGTDRVFLVSPVTIVHEINDESPFFEIDRKTLENDSELEVVVILEGMVEATAMTTQCRSSYLASEILWGHRFEPVLFERKDCYQVDYSFFHRTYEIPNTPSCSAKELAEQKYIQSSRSSFCYENEVALQLVSPDDEPGPDPECPSPPTRRQSLAEHLHYN, encoded by the exons ATGATGGGAGCGGCACGTGTGAAACGCCGCTTCAGTGCTGTGGTGGACGGGCCAGTTGATGAGGAGGAGGTCATGAGGCTGGCACAGAGTGCGGCAGACACGGCTCTGGCAGAGGGGAGTCCAACGGGGTCAGGGACCCCAACCAGCCCCTCCCCGACCCATGCCCTGAACGGCATAACTCTCCAGATCAACACCAACAATGCACGGAGGCAGAGCGCCATCGGAGTTGGGGGAGACGCAGGAGAAGGTGGGGTGAGAGCAGGAGGAATGTGCTCAGGaccaaggagtggaagaggcaGTAGtgtaggaggaagaggaaaaggcCGATCATCCTCGGACCAGgattctctctcttccccctccACTACCAACCGCCGGCGCGCCAGGCGCTCAAGCCGCCGGCCCCGACAACGCTTTGTGGGCAAGGACGGACGCTGCAACGTCACCTTCGTCAACATGAGCGAGAGGGGCCAGCGCTACCTCAGCGACCTCTTCACCACCTGTGTGGACATCCGCTGGCGCTGGATGCTGGTCATCTTCaccctctccttccttctctcctggCTGCTCTTTGGATTTGCCTTCTGGCTCATTGCCTTAGCGCATGGGGACTTCTCCATTCGGCTCCCCCCCAGCTCAGGTTCCTCTCCGGGATCAGGAGAGGCCGGGTCTGGAGGAGAGTCTGATAGAGAAGCAGTGGCTGAGGAGCCGTGCTTCTTCCAGGTGAACAGCTTCATGGCGGCCTTTCTATTCTCCTTGGAGACGCAAACATCCATCGGTTATGGCTTCAGAAGCGTGACCGAGGAATGTCCCCTGGCAGTGATGGCGGTCATTTTGCAGTGCATCGTGGGCTGCATTATTGACGCCTTCATCATCGGGGCAGTCATGGCGAAGATTGCCAAGCCCAAGAAGCGCAACGAGACACTGTTGTTCTCTGACACAGCGGTGGTAGCACTGAGGGACGGGAAACTCTGCATGATGTGGAGGGTCGGAAACCTACGCAAGAGCCATCTGGTAGAGGCACATGTTCGAGCACAACTACTGAAG CCAAGGGTGACAGAAGAGGGAGAGTTCCTCCCGCTGGACAATATGGACATCAACGTGGGCTTTGACACTGGCACCGACCGCGTCTTCTTGGTCTCGCCAGTGACAATTGTCCACGAGATCAACGATGAGTCGCCCTTCTTTGAGATCGACCGAAAGACCCTGGAGAATGACTCTGAATTGGAGGTGGTGGTCATACTCGAGGGCATGGTGGAGGCCACAGCCATGACCACACAGTGCCGCAGCTCCTATCTGGCTTCTGAAATCCTCTGGGGACACCGATTCGAACCAGTGCTCTTCGAGAGGAAAGACTGCTACCAG GTGGACTACTCGTTCTTCCATCGGACATATGAAATCCCGAACACACCTTCGTGCAGCGCTAAAGAGCTGGCCGAGCAGAAGTACATTCAAAGCTCGCGCTCGTCGTTCTGCTATGAGAACGAAGTCGCTCTGCAGCTCGTCTCCCCTGATGACGAGCCCGGCCCAGACCCTGAGTGTCCCTCCCCACCGACCCGAAGGCAATCACTGGCAGAACATCTCCACTATAACTGA